The Candidatus Cloacimonadota bacterium genome has a window encoding:
- a CDS encoding TAXI family TRAP transporter solute-binding subunit, which yields MKTKIIILLILTSLLSVNCSRQQTKFVTIGTGGVTGVYYPTGGAISRMINQKFEEYQIKATVESTGGSVYNINAVLSGDLDFGIAQSDRQYQAYNGLAEWSDKGKQTDLRAVFSIHPESITLIASEKSGINSLSDLKGKRINLGNPGSGQLQNSRDVLKALGLDEKDFNAEFVKAVEAPGLLQDERIDAFFYTVGHPNGNIKEATSGRIKVRIIPITGPEIDKMLEEYPYYAKSVIPKEFYPNSLNAENINTIGVKATFITSQNVNEQIVYAITKEVFENLEEFKKLHPAYKVLTKENMLKGLSAPLHEGALKYFQERGM from the coding sequence TTAACCAGTTTATTATCAGTAAATTGTTCCAGGCAACAAACCAAATTTGTAACTATCGGAACTGGTGGTGTAACCGGAGTCTATTATCCAACTGGAGGAGCGATCAGCAGGATGATCAACCAGAAATTCGAAGAATACCAGATCAAAGCAACAGTCGAATCAACTGGAGGATCTGTTTACAATATCAATGCTGTATTGAGTGGAGACCTGGATTTCGGTATTGCTCAATCGGATCGGCAATATCAAGCATACAACGGATTAGCTGAATGGTCTGATAAAGGAAAGCAGACAGATTTGAGAGCTGTTTTTTCCATCCATCCGGAATCGATCACTTTAATTGCTTCCGAAAAGAGCGGAATCAACAGTTTGTCGGATTTGAAAGGAAAAAGAATAAATCTTGGAAATCCTGGTTCCGGTCAGCTGCAAAATTCACGAGATGTTTTGAAAGCGTTAGGACTTGATGAAAAAGATTTTAATGCTGAATTCGTGAAAGCAGTGGAAGCTCCTGGACTTCTGCAGGATGAAAGGATCGACGCTTTTTTCTACACGGTCGGTCATCCCAATGGGAATATAAAAGAAGCGACTTCCGGTCGCATAAAAGTTAGGATAATTCCGATAACCGGACCTGAAATCGATAAAATGCTGGAAGAATATCCCTATTATGCAAAATCAGTGATTCCTAAAGAATTTTATCCAAATTCTCTGAACGCTGAAAACATTAACACGATCGGAGTGAAAGCAACTTTTATTACTTCTCAAAATGTCAACGAACAGATAGTTTACGCCATTACTAAAGAGGTTTTTGAAAATCTGGAGGAATTTAAGAAACTGCATCCAGCATATAAAGTTCTAACGAAAGAGAATATGCTGAAAGGTCTTTCCGCTCCGCTTCATGAAGGAGCTTTGAAATATTTTCAGGAAAGAGGTATGTAA